A stretch of DNA from Cerasicoccus sp. TK19100:
CAACAGAGGAAGAGATTTGCCTTGTGGCTTATTCTGCCTCGTATTCTGCCACCTAAACCATGACCGACCCCGAGCTACAGCGCGAAATCCTGCTCGACCACGGACATCATCCGCGGGGCGAGGGCTTGCTGGAGCCGTGTGATCTCCGCACCGAAGGCAGCAACGCCGATACGGGTGATGTCGTGCAGCTGACCCTGCGCCTGGAAAATGACGTGATTGCCGCCATTGGCTTTACCGCGCAGGGGAGTACCGTGCTGCGCGCGTCGTGTTCGATGTTGGTCGACTCGCTCACAGGTAAGACCCGCGCCGAGGCCGCCGTGCTCGCGGACCGCTTCATGGCCCTGCTCAAGCAGGAGGTGGACGACGAGGGTTGGGACGGCCTGGGCGACGCCGTTGCCCTCTGCGGCATCCGGCAGTTCCCGGCCCGCGTGCGCTGCGCGATTTTGCCCTGGCGGACCGTTGCCGGGTTGTTGGCGGAGTAGAGGGTGCGTGGTCTGTAGATTGTCGAAGGTGGCGGCCGGTGTCCTCACCGGCCAGAGCTTGAAACGATAAGAAGGAATCGGTCCGCGCTCAGGCCATATCGTCGAAACATGCCAACGGATAATCATTTATCGCCCCGCCTACATTCTGGCCGGTGGGGACACCGGCCGCCACCTTTTGAGAGTGCCCCGGATGCATTTTTCCCACCCCAATGGGCCGAATTCCGCCCAAAACAGGGCCAAAAGTGACGTTCAGGTGAAAATGGGCAGGCGCCTTGCTTTTCCGATTGGGAAAATGCTGAAATCCCGACAAGGTGCGCAGTTCATGCAAACACTGGGCCGAATACTGCTGCTTGGGCTGTTGTTAATGACAACGGCGCGCGGTGCGTTTATCGAGATGCCCGCGACGATGCAGGAGACGCTCCAGCTCGGCGTGCAGGCCTTTACCAATGGCGAGTATGACAAGGCTGCGCAGGCCTTTGACCACCTCACGGAAAAGTTCGGCCAGGAGCCGCAATACCAGCCGCTGATCCCCACCTTGCTCCCAATCCACGGCTACGCTTGTCAGATGAGTGAGCGGCCCGAGGACGCCATCGAGCTGTATAAAAAATTCCTCGCACTGGAAAACCAACAGGAGTCGCGGCGCGCCTTCGTGCTCTACAGCATGGCGCAGGCTTATCAGGCCAGCGGCGACATTCAGGAAGCGGTCGACACCTACCAGCAGTTTATCGAGACGGCGCCGGACTCGCCCGAAGCCGTGCTCAGCGCGATGCGCCAGGCCGAGCTCTATTTCGACCAAGGGGACGACCAGGCGGGCATTGACCGGCTGATCGGCTTTGCCGCCAGTGACAAAGTCCCGCCGACCCTGGGCACACAGGCGCAGCTGCGCGCGTTGCAAAAGGCGCTGGACAACCGCGACTTCAAGCAGGCCCAGTCGATCCTCTTTGGCTACGATTGGAAAGTGGAAGTCATGCCGGAACTGGCGGTGTTGACCTTTGCCGCGCTGGAGGTGGGCAACCACTTGCTCGACAAGCGTGAGTTCGAGGACGCGATCCGCGCTTACCGCCTCGTCACCCCGGCCAAGGTGCTCATGGCCGCGCAGCAGGGCCGCCTGCAGGCGCTGCAATTCGCCTGGAATGAAAAGCAGCAGGAGGCCGGCGAGGGTCACCACGCCGAGGCGATTTGGAACGACTACTACCGCAACCTCATGGGCCGCGTGCAGGGCCAGTTGGAGAGTCTGCAAACCTCGGAAGACTTCACGCCGGGCTTCCAAATGCGGCTCGGTCAGGCTTTCCTTTTTGCGGAGCGCGAGCGCGAGGCGTATATCCTCTTTCGCATGTTGGCCGAGGATGAATCCTTGAGCAACCAACTGCGGGGCTCCGCGCACTACCGTTGGATTCTCGCCGCGAACGCCTTGGAAGACTGGGACGACTCCCTGCGCATTGCGAAGCTGTTCCTCGACCGCTATCCGGACCACCCCGAGGCACCGGCGGCGATCTTCCTCATTGCGAATGCCTATCAGGAGCTCAAGGAATACCGCAAAGCCGTCGAGGTGCTGACCGAGCTGCTGGACAATTATCCTGACCACCGCCTCGCCGTTCGCTGGCAGTTCAGCCGCGGTTACAACCAACTGCTGGCGCAGGATTACCCGCCCGCGCGCAAGGATTTCGAGGCGGTCCTCGCGGGCAAGCCCGACGAATACCTGGCTGCGCAGGCCCGCCTGTGGAACGCGATGTCTTACTTCTTCGCCCGCGATTACGATGAGGCCATGAATCGCTATGAAGAGGCGCTCGCCGCCACCGCCCCGGGCAACCCGTATTACCCGGAGCTCGAATACCGCCGCGCACAGGCGCTCTACTCTGCGCGTAATTACCCGGAGGCGCTCGTCGCCACGGATGAATTTATCGAGACCTATCCGGACAACCTCCGCACGCCGGAGGCTCGCGTGCTGCGTGGCGACATCCTGATGGGCGAGGGCCGCCTGCTGGAGGCGTCCAACCAGTTTGCCCGCGTGGGGCCCGATGCTGACGCGCTCTTTACCTACGCGGTGTTTCAGCGGGGTAAGATTCAGAAGGCCATGGGCGCACACGAGCTGATGGTCGAGCACTTTACCGACTACGTCCGCCGCAAGGATGTGAAGGACAAGACCCGCATCGCCGAGGCGCTTTATTGGATCGGCTGGGCCTACGAGCGCCAGGGCGAGCCCGAGCGCGCGTTCCCGCTGTTTATCGAGGCGATAGCAGTGCATGGCAACGCGGTTAAGGCTGGCGAAACCATTGCCATTCTCCAGGCCCTGCACAAGCAGCACACGCAGTATCACCGCGGCGAGCTGTTGCTCTCCAATGCCGACGGCGATGCGATGGGCCTGCTAACCGAGCCGGACTTTATTCAATGGCTGGACGACCAGCACAAGCTTGCCGTCGAGCGCAAGGAGTGGACCTGGATGGCCCGCATTAATCTCTACCGCGCCATGCTTTACGAGAAGGTCAAGGATCGCGAGCGCGCGGGCAACGCCTTGTTTGAGATCGTGGAAAAAGCACCGCTGAAGGACCTCGACCCCGAGGCATTGGCGAAGGTGGGCACGTTTCTGACCAGCCTGGAAATCGCCTCGGCGGACGAGTATTTCGACTACCTGATTGAAGAGTATCCCAAGAGCATGCAGCTCGGCGCGGCCTACTACGGCATGGCGCAGCTCGCCGTGCAGGCCCGCGAATACGCACAGGCCGAAGCCTGGCTCAACCGCTTTGAGAACGAGACCGCCTTCCATCCGGCAGGCAACGACGCCAAGCTCCTGCGTGGTCAGTTACTGGTTACGCTCGACGAACCCGACCAAGCCATCGAGGTGCTCCAGGAACTGCTTCGGCTCAAGGCCGCCCGTGGCCGCCCCCACGCCAAGGCGCTGCTCGGCATTGCCCAGGCCCACGAGCTCAAGGGCGAGGACGACAAGGCGATCGCCTATTACCAGCGCGTTTACACGCTCTACCGCGCCTACCCGGAGGAAATCGTCGCTGCCTACGTGGCCAGTGCATCGCTCTTTGAAGAACGGGGCGACCTGCGCGCGGCTTACAATACCTGGGAAGAACTGGCCGGCGACCCGCGTTTAACATCGTTTGAAGAAGCCCAGGCGCAGGCCGCTGAAGCCATGGCCCGGCTGGAGCCGATTTTACCACCGGAGCCGGAAGCCGTCACGGCCGAGGTCGAGTCTACCACCGAAGAGGAGGCCCCGCTGTGAGAACCTTAATCGCCATTTGCCTCTTTGCGCTAGCCGCAGCAACCGCGCCCGGGATGACGCTGGAGCAGGCGCAGGCCTCGCTCAACGAACCGCAGGGCCTCGTGCTCAAGGGCCGCCGACCGCTCAGCGGCAAGGCCATGGGCGTGATTGAGAATCAGCTCGTATTCCGCTCGGCGCGCGCGGGTGGATCCCTGGACTACCGCTATAATCTCGACGAGATCGAGCGCCTGCAATTTCCGGGGAACGACGTCGCCTACGCCGCGCAGCAGGCGCTTCGCGCGGGCAACAGCGAAGAAGCGCTCATGCTGATGAAGGCCATGTTTGAGCAGCGCGGCGGCTACCTGCAGTTTTTAACGCCGGGCGAGCTGGAGTTCTTTTATCAGTATGCGGAGCTGGAGTTTCAGGAGGGCGATGCCTATGCGGGCCTTGGTGCCGGGCTGGCCTTGCAGGAGATTGTGGAGGACCCGCGCCTCCTGCGCAAGGTGGACGACCTCGTGCTGCTCGGCCACTACAAGCTGCCGCTCAAAAAGAACACCCGCGAGCTTGCCGAAAAATGGATTACCGAAGCTGAGCCCTACGGGCCCTCGGCGCTGGGCTTTTACGTGGTGGGCCAGTTGGAGTTCGACGCCGAGGAGTATCAGGCGGCGCTGTGGCAGGCCCTGGAGCCCGTTACGCTGAGCAGCCAGTTCCCCATGGATTATTTGAACTACTGCTACGCGCTCGCCATCGCCTCATGCCGGGAGCTGGAGCTGCCCGCAGAGGAGGCCAAGCTCCGCGCCGAAATGGCCGAGCGCAGCCTCACCTGGCCCGATATCGAAGTCCTTGCCGCCTACGAACAACCGCTACCTGAACCTTTAAATACCGAACCAGAACCGTCATGAACGTATCCAAACTGACCAACCGCGCCTTCTTCCTGGGCAGTGCCGCACTGCTGACCGCCACCGCGCTCTATGCGCAAGAGGAAGCCGAGGCCGCTGCGCCCAGCGGCAAAAGCCTCTTTCAGCTGATTGGCGAAGGCGGCTGGGCGATGATCCCGCTGGGCCTGTGCTCGATCTTTATGTTCTTTTTGATCTTCTATTGCTGGAAGGAAACGGTGCGCAAAAAATTCGTTCCTGATGGCGTTGCCCAACAGGCTTCGCAATACCTACAGGCCCGCCAGGTTGCCGACGCGCAAACCATCCTGCAGGGCAGCGACAGTGTGCTCACTCGTGCGCTCGTGCCCGCGCTAAACAAGGCCCGCCCCGAGCGTCCCGACGCCAACCGCGCCAAGGTGGAGACAGTCCTCGTCGAGAATTTAGAGTCCGAGGAAAACGCCGTGGGCCAATGGGTGAACTACCTGAACGTCGTTGCCGCCGTGGCCCCAATGATTGGTCTGCTCGGCACGGTGAGTGGTATGATCAGCGCCTTCCAAACGATTGGCCAAGGTGGCATGGGCCGGCCGGAGCTGCTCGCGGGCGACATTGGTGAGGCGCTTATCACCACGGCGACTGGCCTGGTGATCGGCATCCCGGCGATGGTGTTTTACTTTGTGATGAAGAACCGTTTGGGTAACCAAATGATCGCCACTGTCCAGACCGCCTCCAACCTGATCGACGATCTTGCCGAAGAGCCGGTTTACGCCGAACAGGCTGAGTAGGGGATGACGGCGGGCGTCGAAGGCTATGAGCGCGATGTCGCGCGGTTTGTGACGTCGAGCCAGCAACTGAACTTTCACGAAACGAACCGCGATTTCCTCCCGTTTCTGCCCGCTGCTCCGGCTGCGGTGCTCGACGCCGGGGCTCGCGCGGGCCGCCATGGTGGGGCTGCGCTGCCAGTTCCGCATTGAGAACCAGGCCAGCCTATTCGCTCACAAGCCGGATGTCCGCTGGGCCCGCGTGCTGCTGGAGAAGCCGGCGTAAGCTTTCCACTGATTATTTGCCAATTCGATTTGACTGTATATGCAATAAGTGGAATATTCGTTCCATGGAGATTGTTCAGGTTTACAAATGCATGTGCGACATGCAGCGTTTGAGGATCCTTAACCTCCTCAAGGATGGCCCACTTTGCGTCTGCCACTTGGTGGAAATTCTCGATGCCGATCAGGTGAAAATTTCCAAGCAGCTGCGCTACATGAAGGAGAACGGCATGGTGAAAGCCGAGCGTTTTGCGCAATGGATGATCTACAGCCTCGCCGACCCCGAGAACCCGCTGTTGCAGGACAACCTCAAGTGCCTCCAGGATAGCTTCGGCGACCACACCGCCTTTGCCAGCGACATGCAAAAGCGCGCCAAGCTCGCCGATCGCATCAAGAAGGAAACGCCCGACTGCGCCTGCGCCTTGGAAAAGTAATTTTCCATCACACGATCATGACGAAGCCCAAAGTTCTCATTCTTTGCACTGGTAACTCGTGCCGCAGCCATATGGCTGAGGGCATCCTGCGCAACGCGGCGGGCGACCTGTTCGAGATTTACAGCGCTGGCTCCAAGCCCGCTGGCTACGTGCACCCCAACGCAATCGAGGCGCTGAAGGAGATCGGTATCGACATCTCCGCGCACACCTCGAAGCACCTCGACCAATATATGGAGGCCGGCATCAGCACCGTGATCACCGTGTGCGACAACGCCGACGAAAGCTGCCCGCTCTTCCCTGGCAAGGTCAACCGATACCACTGGGGATTTGAAGATCCGCCCAAGGCCGCTCGCGAAGGCGAGAGTGAGATGGATGCCTTCCGCCGCATTCGCGACGAAATTAAGAAAGTCTTTGAAGCTTACGCGGGTGGTTACCGCGAGGCGTTAAATCATCAATTAGTCAGCTAACGAAACACGGGAAATCTACGATTCCGCCCAGCGCTCCAGTCGGCGTTTGGCACTGATTAAGCAACCATTTGATTTGGCGTAGGTCGGTCTCTACAGAGCCCGATATTTATGGCGGGGCTGACATGCGGATGGCTAATGCCAACCACATACACCGTTACTTCACCAGGATCCGCACGGGTTCGCCCGGGGTGGGATTGGTGGGTGGGGCCATTGGCTGGCCGATGAAGTTGCCGTTGTGCCACAGGCCGGATATGGGCGTTTTGCCGGACGCTGGGTTGAAGATCAGCGTGCCTTCGCCCTCGAAAACGCCATTGGCAAACGAGCCCACATAACGGTCGCCATCGGGAAATTCGTAAACGCCCTCGCCGTGCGGTAGCCCGCGCTCGAAGTCGCCGTTGTAGCGCGCGGTGGTCGGGTATTCGATGGAGCCCTTGCCGTGAGGGAGGTTGTCAACGAAGTTGCCGTGAAATTCGCGTCCATCTGCGTAGAGAATTTTGCCGTAGCCATGGCGTTGGTTATCGCGGAATTCGCCACGGTAGATGTTGCCCTCGGCGTCGGTTAGCTCGCCTTGGCCGTGCCATTTACCGTTGAGAAATTCGCCAATGTAGCTCGCGCCGTCTTCGGTGGTTTGCTTGCCCGGGCCCAAAGCGCGCCCCTGCACGAAACGCGCTTCCAGACGCCCGCCGTTGGGCCCCGTAATGACCGCCTCACCCTGAGTGACGCCGCGGTCGAACTGTCCTTCGATACGTGTGCCGTCTTCGTAAATGAGTACGCCTTTGCCGGCGATTTCGTCGTCGTAGAATTGGCCTTTGTATTCGCCCATGCCGTCGCGAATGTAGCTGCCATGGCCGGACTTTTTGCCGTCCACCCAGTCGCCATCATAATACTCGCGATCGGAGCGGAAGACGCCGCGGCCATGAAATTTACCGGCGCGAAAGGTGCCTTCATACATTTCTCCGGAGGGGCGGCGGCGTTTGCCCTGGCCATCGAGTAAGCCGTTTTTAAACTGTCCTTCCTCCCGCGTGCCATCGGCGTGGATGAACAGGCCCTTGCCCTCAATGAGCCCGTGGTGAAACTGGCCTTCGTAAAAACCTCCATGTCGCCAGGTGAGCTTGCCTTGGCCGTGAAAAAGCCCGTTTTTAAATTCCCCTTGGTAGCGCGAACTGTCGGGAAGTTGCGCCGTGCCGGTTCCGCTCTGCGGATGTTCGGAGCAAGCGGCGACGAACAGCGCAAGCGCGGCGAGGATCAGGCAAATGACGGCGTTTCTCGGCACAGATTAACAGCATGCCAGAAAATAATGGAAACGCCAGTGCGCGCTGCGGGATTTTTTGAAGGGCCAGGCGCAGTTCCGCTGAGTGGGGCAAGCCGTATCGCCGGAGTGGTTCGTTGGCGGTTGGCTTTAGCCATCCGCCTAATTGGCAAGGTCTACATGTCGGCCTCTGAAGAGACCGACCTACGCCACTCCACCGTGGCGGCTTGTCCCGCTCAGCGGGACTGCGCCCTACCTCAGACAGTTGGATTGGCCATTTGCGCAATGCGCAAATCTATCGGTCCAGCCGGAGGCTGGTTAGACTTTGAGGTCGAGGGATTCGATGCGTTTGCGGAGGGTGGCGCGGGTGATGCCGAGCAGCTTCGCCGTCTTGACCTGGTTACCGTCGAATTCCTTGAGCGCACGGATGATCATTTCGCGTTCGATTTCGCTGAGGATGCTTTCATCGAACTGGTCGCGAAGGATTTTATAAAGTGTGTCGCAGGCTTCGCCAATGGTGCCGGCGGGGGCGGCAGAGACCGGCGCGGCGATGGGCTCCGCGGTTGTCGGCGCAGGCGCTGCGGCAACCGGCATGGGCGCGGGCGTTTTGCCTTCTGCCTTGGTCGACGCCTGGTTGGAAGCGGTCGCGGCATCTCCGAATTTGCCCAGGAGCTCGTCGGGCAGGTCCTTGCGCAGGATCGCCTCACCACCGGCGACAACGGCGCTGCGGTAAACGAGGTTTTCCAGCTCGCGAACGTTGCCCGGCCAGTCGTAGGCCGTCATGATCGCCATGGCGTCACTGGAGAATCGCTTGGCGCGCGTCTTGCGGTTGCGGCCCAGCTTTTGCAGGACGAAGTCCACCAGCGAGGGGATGTCTTCCTTGCGCTCGCGGAGGGAGGGCAGGCGCAGGCGGACGACGTTCAAGCGGTAATAAAGGTCTTCGCGGAACTCGCCTTCTTCGACGAGCTTTTCGAGGTCCTTGTTCGTCGCGGCGATCAGGCGGACGTCCACTTTGATCGTTTCGTTGCCGCCGACGCGCTGGATCTCACCCTCTTGGGTGGCGCGGAGAATCTTGGTCTGCGTGGTCAGCGACATGTCGCCGATTTCGTCGAGGAAAATGGTGCCGCCGTCGCACAGCTCGAACTTACCCCGGCGCTGGGTGGTGGCACCGGTGAAGGAGCCCTTCTCGTGGCCGAACAGCTCGGACTCGATCAGGTTTTCCGGAATCGCCGCGCAGTTGACCGCGATGAACGGCCGGCCGTTACGCAAGCTGTGCTGATAAATGCAGCGCGCGACGAGCTCTTTGCCCGTGCCGCTTTCGCCGGTGATCATCACCGTCACATCGCTTGCAGCGACCTGGCCGATGATTTTAAATACTTCCTGCATTGCCTCGGACGTGCCGACGATGCCTTCGCGGTAGTCCTCGCTGTTGAGCGTGGGCTCGTATTCGTCCTTGGACTCGTGGAGGTCGGCGTAGGCGGCGAACGCCTTTTCGATCAGGCCAAGGATCTTGGCGATGTCGAACGGCTTGATGATGTAATCAAACGCGCCGAACTTCATGGCCTCGATCGCCGTCTGCGTCGTGCCAAAGGCGGTCATCAGGATGACCATCGAGTCCGGGCTGGAAGTGCGCAGGTGTTGCAGCGTTTCGATGCCCGTTATGCCGCCCATACGGTTGTCGAGCAGGATGACCGACGGCTTCTCTTTTTCAGCGACTTTCAGGCCTTCCTCTCCGGATGAAGCCTGGATGATGCGGTAGCCGCGCGCCGAGAGCACGCGTTCGAGCGAGTAGCGAAGGCCCTCGTCGTCATCGATAACCAATATGGACTGTTCTTCGGACATAGTTTGCAGTTCTCCCCAAACGGCGCGCTTTCCCTTGCGCGCAGTTTGTATGCAACTAACGTAGAGCTGAATTGTCGAAGCGCAAGTGTCTAACACATCGTGGAAAATTGGCCGTTTGTTCGGCATTCAGCTGGAAATTCATTTCACGTTTTTCCTCCTGCTGGGTTTTTATATATACGTCGGCCATCAGGCGATTGGCTGGCGGGGTTCGCTGACGCTGGGTATCATGATCGTGCTGGTCTTTGTATCGGTGGCGCTGCACGAGCTGGGCCACTGCCTGACGGCGCAGCGCTACGGCATCAAGGTGCCGCGCATTGTGTTCATGGCCATTGGCGGCATGGCGCAGATGGGCAGCATCCCGCGCGACCCGCGCAAAGAAATGATCATCACCATCAACGGCCCGTTGGTAAACTTCGCCATCGCGGCAATCCTCTTCGTGGTGCTGTGCATCACTTACAGAGATGTGGGCTACGTGGCCGAAGGAAGCGTTAACTTGCTGCGCAAATACTTTACCGACGACTACGTGCGTTCGCCGTACAACCCGTGGTCGCTCAGTTGGGTGAGCTTTGCCTGGGGGCTGCTCGGGTGGAACATCGCGATGGGCCTCTTTAACTTACTGCCGATCTTTCCGATGGACGGCGGGCGCCTGCTCCGCGCCGCGCTGGCCAAGAAGTTTAACTACCTGCAAGCCTCCAAGATCGCCGCGACTGCGGCCAAGGTGATCGCCGCGGTGCTCATCGCGTGGGCGCTGCTGGTGTCGCAGCATTACCTGCTGGCGGTGCTGCTGGTGTTTATCTGGATCGGGGGCGACGAGGAGCTGAAGTATGTCGCCGTCATCGAGCAATACGTGGGCAAGACGGTGAGCGATGTCATGGTCGATCCGCCGAAGCTGCCCGACAATACCCCGATGTCCAAGCACGCGCTGCAGGCGCATTGGCTGGTGGACGACCATACAGCGGAAATTTTCTCCAGCGCCGCCGCGTTCCCCGTCCACGCCGAGGGCGAGCTGGTGGGTGTCGTTTACCCGGACCTGCTCTGGGAAAAAGCCGGGCATTGATTTTTCAGAAACAGTTGATTAACTGCACGAAACTTTAACCAAATCTACCATGCCCTCTATTGTTCAACCTTACGTCTTTTTTAACGGCCGCTGTGACGAGGCCCTCAAGTTTTACGAAGCCGCGATCGACGCCAAGATCGACTACGTCATGCGCTTCAACGAAAGCCCGGAACCCGTGCCCGCTGAGCAAGTCCCGGCGGACTTCGATGACAAGATTATGCACTGCAGCTTCAAGGTCGGCGACTGCGTGATCATGGCCTCCGACGGCTGCGAGGAAGGCGTCGATTTCAAAGGCTTCAGCCTGTCCATCACCGTCGAAGACAAAGCCACCGCACATCGCTACTTCAACGCCCTCGCCGAAGGCGGCAAAGTAGAAATGCCGATGGGCAAGACTTTCTGGTCCCCCTGCTTCGGCATGGTCACCGACCAGTTCGGCATGAGCTGGATGATCGGCCTGGCCGGGGAGATGTAGTTTGAGTCGACAATCGCGAATTGCTGCGTTACATTTTTCCTATGAGTGTTAAAGAAATGGCCATGGAAACGATCTCTCACCTGCCGGAGGACGTTAGCTGGGAGGTTGTCAAGGAACGCATTGACTTCATGGCTGCCATTGAACGAGGCATGCAGGAGCTGGATGCTGGGCAAGGAGTTCCGATTGAAGATGTAGAAAACGATCTTCGGGAATGGCTTTCAAAGTAATCGTTGCGCCATCGGCTCGGCAAGATCTCAGTCTGATCATTGAGTATATTGCTCAACGTGATCCAGCTGCGGCCGAGCGCATTGGTTTATCGATCATCTCCACGATTAAAAGGATCGGAGAATTCCCGAGAATTGGGCGTATCGTTCCTGAATTTGGGTGGGACACGATTCGCGAGATCGTATTCAAGAACTATCGACTCATCTATCGAATCAAGGATGAGGAAATGAAGATTGAAGTAGTCCGCATCTGGCACGCCAAACGCGGACATCCGTTAATCCCTTAATCCTCCAACTGCACTTCCTTGTTGCGGTGGCGGGGGCAGCCGGCGCGGAGCCAGCCGTTGACGAATGGGTCGAGGTCGCCGTCCATGACTGCTTGCACGTTACCGGTTTCGACGCCGGTGCGCAGGTCCTTGACCATTTGGTAGGGCTGGAAAACGTAACTGCGGATCTGGTTGCCCCAGCCGATCTGGCCTTTTTCGCCGTAGAACTTTTCCATCTCCTGCCGCTTTTCGTCGAGCTTGAGTTCGTAGAGCTTCGACTTGAGCTGACGCATGGCCTGGTCCTTGTTTTTGTGCTGAGAGCGCTGGCTCTGGCAATACACGACAATGTTCGTCGGCAAGTGGGTAATGCGGATCGCGGACTCCGTCTTGTTGACGTGTTGGCCACCGGCACCGCTGGCGCGTTGGGTGTCGATGCGCAGCTCGTCCGGCGGGATGTCCAGATCGATGTCGTCATCGACTTCCGCAACCACGTCCACCGCGCAGAACGAAGTGTGGCGGCGGCTGTTGGAGTCAAACGGCGAGATGCGCACCAGGCGGTGAACGCCGCGCTCGGCCTTGGTGTAGCCGTAAGCGTTGACGCCTTCAAAGCGCAAGCTGACGCTGGAAATGCCGGCTTCTTCACCCTGTTGCAGGTCGAGAACTTCGACTTTCCAGCCGCGGTTTTCGGCCCAGCGCGAATACATGCGGTAGAGCATGTCGGCCCAGTCGCAGCTTTCGGTGCCGCCGGCACCGGCTTGCACGGAAAGAATGGCGCTGTTGCCGTCCATCGGGCCAGTCAGGAATGAGCCGATTTCGAGGTCGTCGATTTGGCTGTAAAGCGCCTTGGTCGACTTCTCAATTTCGGCCATGTATTCCGCGCCCTCTTCCTCGTCGGCTTCCTCCACTAGC
This window harbors:
- the sufU gene encoding Fe-S cluster assembly sulfur transfer protein SufU — its product is MTDPELQREILLDHGHHPRGEGLLEPCDLRTEGSNADTGDVVQLTLRLENDVIAAIGFTAQGSTVLRASCSMLVDSLTGKTRAEAAVLADRFMALLKQEVDDEGWDGLGDAVALCGIRQFPARVRCAILPWRTVAGLLAE
- a CDS encoding tetratricopeptide repeat protein, with amino-acid sequence MLKSRQGAQFMQTLGRILLLGLLLMTTARGAFIEMPATMQETLQLGVQAFTNGEYDKAAQAFDHLTEKFGQEPQYQPLIPTLLPIHGYACQMSERPEDAIELYKKFLALENQQESRRAFVLYSMAQAYQASGDIQEAVDTYQQFIETAPDSPEAVLSAMRQAELYFDQGDDQAGIDRLIGFAASDKVPPTLGTQAQLRALQKALDNRDFKQAQSILFGYDWKVEVMPELAVLTFAALEVGNHLLDKREFEDAIRAYRLVTPAKVLMAAQQGRLQALQFAWNEKQQEAGEGHHAEAIWNDYYRNLMGRVQGQLESLQTSEDFTPGFQMRLGQAFLFAEREREAYILFRMLAEDESLSNQLRGSAHYRWILAANALEDWDDSLRIAKLFLDRYPDHPEAPAAIFLIANAYQELKEYRKAVEVLTELLDNYPDHRLAVRWQFSRGYNQLLAQDYPPARKDFEAVLAGKPDEYLAAQARLWNAMSYFFARDYDEAMNRYEEALAATAPGNPYYPELEYRRAQALYSARNYPEALVATDEFIETYPDNLRTPEARVLRGDILMGEGRLLEASNQFARVGPDADALFTYAVFQRGKIQKAMGAHELMVEHFTDYVRRKDVKDKTRIAEALYWIGWAYERQGEPERAFPLFIEAIAVHGNAVKAGETIAILQALHKQHTQYHRGELLLSNADGDAMGLLTEPDFIQWLDDQHKLAVERKEWTWMARINLYRAMLYEKVKDRERAGNALFEIVEKAPLKDLDPEALAKVGTFLTSLEIASADEYFDYLIEEYPKSMQLGAAYYGMAQLAVQAREYAQAEAWLNRFENETAFHPAGNDAKLLRGQLLVTLDEPDQAIEVLQELLRLKAARGRPHAKALLGIAQAHELKGEDDKAIAYYQRVYTLYRAYPEEIVAAYVASASLFEERGDLRAAYNTWEELAGDPRLTSFEEAQAQAAEAMARLEPILPPEPEAVTAEVESTTEEEAPL
- a CDS encoding MotA/TolQ/ExbB proton channel family protein — protein: MNVSKLTNRAFFLGSAALLTATALYAQEEAEAAAPSGKSLFQLIGEGGWAMIPLGLCSIFMFFLIFYCWKETVRKKFVPDGVAQQASQYLQARQVADAQTILQGSDSVLTRALVPALNKARPERPDANRAKVETVLVENLESEENAVGQWVNYLNVVAAVAPMIGLLGTVSGMISAFQTIGQGGMGRPELLAGDIGEALITTATGLVIGIPAMVFYFVMKNRLGNQMIATVQTASNLIDDLAEEPVYAEQAE
- a CDS encoding ArsR/SmtB family transcription factor, which produces MEIVQVYKCMCDMQRLRILNLLKDGPLCVCHLVEILDADQVKISKQLRYMKENGMVKAERFAQWMIYSLADPENPLLQDNLKCLQDSFGDHTAFASDMQKRAKLADRIKKETPDCACALEK
- a CDS encoding arsenate reductase ArsC; amino-acid sequence: MTKPKVLILCTGNSCRSHMAEGILRNAAGDLFEIYSAGSKPAGYVHPNAIEALKEIGIDISAHTSKHLDQYMEAGISTVITVCDNADESCPLFPGKVNRYHWGFEDPPKAAREGESEMDAFRRIRDEIKKVFEAYAGGYREALNHQLVS
- a CDS encoding sigma-54-dependent transcriptional regulator translates to MSEEQSILVIDDDEGLRYSLERVLSARGYRIIQASSGEEGLKVAEKEKPSVILLDNRMGGITGIETLQHLRTSSPDSMVILMTAFGTTQTAIEAMKFGAFDYIIKPFDIAKILGLIEKAFAAYADLHESKDEYEPTLNSEDYREGIVGTSEAMQEVFKIIGQVAASDVTVMITGESGTGKELVARCIYQHSLRNGRPFIAVNCAAIPENLIESELFGHEKGSFTGATTQRRGKFELCDGGTIFLDEIGDMSLTTQTKILRATQEGEIQRVGGNETIKVDVRLIAATNKDLEKLVEEGEFREDLYYRLNVVRLRLPSLRERKEDIPSLVDFVLQKLGRNRKTRAKRFSSDAMAIMTAYDWPGNVRELENLVYRSAVVAGGEAILRKDLPDELLGKFGDAATASNQASTKAEGKTPAPMPVAAAPAPTTAEPIAAPVSAAPAGTIGEACDTLYKILRDQFDESILSEIEREMIIRALKEFDGNQVKTAKLLGITRATLRKRIESLDLKV
- a CDS encoding site-2 protease family protein — translated: MSNTSWKIGRLFGIQLEIHFTFFLLLGFYIYVGHQAIGWRGSLTLGIMIVLVFVSVALHELGHCLTAQRYGIKVPRIVFMAIGGMAQMGSIPRDPRKEMIITINGPLVNFAIAAILFVVLCITYRDVGYVAEGSVNLLRKYFTDDYVRSPYNPWSLSWVSFAWGLLGWNIAMGLFNLLPIFPMDGGRLLRAALAKKFNYLQASKIAATAAKVIAAVLIAWALLVSQHYLLAVLLVFIWIGGDEELKYVAVIEQYVGKTVSDVMVDPPKLPDNTPMSKHALQAHWLVDDHTAEIFSSAAAFPVHAEGELVGVVYPDLLWEKAGH
- a CDS encoding VOC family protein — translated: MPSIVQPYVFFNGRCDEALKFYEAAIDAKIDYVMRFNESPEPVPAEQVPADFDDKIMHCSFKVGDCVIMASDGCEEGVDFKGFSLSITVEDKATAHRYFNALAEGGKVEMPMGKTFWSPCFGMVTDQFGMSWMIGLAGEM
- a CDS encoding type II toxin-antitoxin system RelE/ParE family toxin, which encodes MAFKVIVAPSARQDLSLIIEYIAQRDPAAAERIGLSIISTIKRIGEFPRIGRIVPEFGWDTIREIVFKNYRLIYRIKDEEMKIEVVRIWHAKRGHPLIP